The following nucleotide sequence is from Dehalococcoidales bacterium.
TGTAATCATCGGCATTGACTACTGCCTCGCTGAATTCACCACTTATTGTCAGGGTATCTCCAGTGTTGCCTGTAATAATGCCGCTGCCTTTTCCGGTAACTGTAACCATTCTGCCAATGTAGGCATCTGCTCCCCAGCCCGCCCCTGCATGAACTACTGTCGAAATAGAGCCGCCGGTTGCCACACCTGAGACATGGGCGCCACCGATGGAATCGCTCTCATATTCAGTTGTGCCGGTGCTTTCAAGGTCCAATACATTGAGAACTTCGATTCCCAGCTTGCCGGTAACACTGCCAACATTTTTCATAGCAGCATATTCGTTGACCACCGGAGTCATGCCGGGGTAGCCTTCGGCTGCATCAATTGCAAAAATCAGAGAATCAGTGTTTCCGCCATCTATGGTCAGGTCGAGGGTGCCGGCTGCAAACTGGTTGCCGGTAGAAGTTTCGGTGTCCTGGAAGAATGCCCAGGTGCCTCCGCCTACGAGGCCGATAACCATCAAGGCTACGATTGATAAACCAAGAATCTTTTTCATTTTTTTTCTCCCTTTAATTTTTTTAATGTTGGATTGTTTAACTGTATTTACACTTCTCATTTTTTAAACCATCTCATACGCAACCTCTCTCCTTACTCCTGATAAATTTTTTATTACTGTTTTTAAAGGCAACTCCGCACGGGGTAAAACATAAAAGGGGTTGCCATGAAAATAAATTATACAGTCGTCTTATGCAACACCTCCTTGACAATTTCCTTGAATATCAAACCTAAAAAGATAATCGCCGGCACAATGACAACAACGTACCAGCCGATTTTGGTATGCATGAAATCGACCAGATAACCCAGTTTGGGTACTTTAAATATATAAGTTCCTACGATTTGAGAGCTTTCTACCGGAGTACTGTCAGGTTCTTCTGTAGCATCCCCTTTGGTAATATAAGAGCCGTCCTGCAATGACACGATCCGATGGGTAACCAGTTCATTACCGTAACGGAAGGTGATAATTGTTCCGGGGCCGATACCGTTGCTGAATAATCCGTCCGGCGGGCCTATGAGAATAAGGTCGCCCATATTGATAGTCGGCGTCATGCTTTCGCTTTTCACCAGATACATATCGTATTTCGGTGAAAAATAAATAAAAGCCAGGCCTGCTATCACAAGACCCAGTAATATAGATATAATCCAGGTAAATATTTTCACTTAATTATTTATCTGGATTATATACGCTAAGCATAAGAGGCATCCAGTTTTTCCACCTTTTTCACATCGTATCCTAATGCCTCGAACACCTAGCCGATGGTGCATTCACCCACGATTTTTTCCCGCCAGAAACGGTCAGGGAGCACAATGTAGTGATTGCACCTGCCTTCTTTTACTTTTGTCACATAACCGGATTCGGTGAGATTGTCGATAATAGTGTTGACACCCCTTATACTCATGTTGGTACCCGAAGCTTTACTTCCATGAACTGGTTTGTAAAAATATTCTGGTTTCAAATTTTTTATAACAATAATAATAGTTGTTACTAGTAAAATATAACATAACTGTTGTACTATTTGCAATAGAAAATTGATCCATCAAACTTAAAAGGATAAACAATCACTGAACTATTTGTCAAGAATTATTCTGCAGGAATTATTCTGCAGGTTTGCCACAATACTGCGCACCTCAGCAAGGTCGATTGGTTTGGTTATATATCCAGAATGATGAGGTTTGGCGATTGAGTACAGGCGATATTCAGGGCTTCTATGCCATCTTTAGCTAGTATTACCTCGTAACCTTTAGGGGTGAGTACTGCTTCCAGCAGGCGACGGCTCATTTCATCTCCATTTGCCACCAGTATTTTTGCTTTATGGTCTTCTATCTTTATCGCTTCTGTTTAAAACAACTAACCAATTTTGCCGTTTGTATAATTCAGTGAAGTAATTTCTGTCATGTGATTATGCCGGCTGATCAGCCTTGTTAAGCATTTTAGCAGTAACCTGTTTATTGATAGGCAAGGTAAAAGAGAAGCGGCTTCCTTTTCCTTCTCCTTCGCTCTCTACCCACAGCTTGCCTCCGTGCATCTCGGTTAAACGTCTGGATACAACCAGCCCTAATCCTGTCCCCGGTGTTTTGTCGGTTGTACCACCATGTATTTGGAAGAAGTTCTGAAACAATTTTTTGGTCAGCGGGTTTTATACCAATTCCGGTATCCGACACGCTG
It contains:
- a CDS encoding TasA family protein; translation: MKKILGLSIVALMVIGLVGGGTWAFFQDTETSTGNQFAAGTLDLTIDGGNTDSLIFAIDAAEGYPGMTPVVNEYAAMKNVGSVTGKLGIEVLNVLDLESTGTTEYESDSIGGAHVSGVATGGSISTVVHAGAGWGADAYIGRMVTVTGKGSGIITGNTGDTLTISGEFSEAVVNADDY
- a CDS encoding signal peptidase I translates to MKIFTWIISILLGLVIAGLAFIYFSPKYDMYLVKSESMTPTINMGDLILIGPPDGLFSNGIGPGTIITFRYGNELVTHRIVSLQDGSYITKGDATEEPDSTPVESSQIVGTYIFKVPKLGYLVDFMHTKIGWYVVVIVPAIIFLGLIFKEIVKEVLHKTTV